From Paenibacillus sp. GP183, one genomic window encodes:
- the gsiC gene encoding glutathione ABC transporter permease GsiC, which yields MLRYIVKRLLGIVPILLIVSIFIFLFVHLIPGDPARLVAGQDASQKDVELVRQQLGLDKPLVAQYINFVGKLVQGNLGVSMKTKRPVFEEIAARFMPTLWLTVCSMAWAVVLGLLIGVISATKRNKWQDYVGMFSAVSGISLPAFCLGLVLIQIFSVKLGLLPTGGKDSWQSYVLPSITLGAGVAAVIARFVRSSLLDILKEDYVRTGRAKGLKENVVVWKHALKNAMIPVITMTGLQFGFLLGGSIVVETVFSWPGLGRLLIDSVSFRDFTVIQAEMLLFALEFIMINLIVDILYAVMNPQIRYE from the coding sequence ATGCTTCGATATATCGTTAAACGCTTGCTTGGCATCGTCCCTATTCTATTGATCGTTTCCATTTTTATTTTTTTGTTTGTTCATTTGATCCCTGGCGACCCTGCTAGGCTTGTGGCAGGCCAGGACGCCAGTCAAAAGGATGTGGAGCTTGTTCGCCAGCAGCTTGGTTTGGATAAGCCGCTCGTGGCGCAGTATATAAACTTCGTCGGTAAACTGGTGCAAGGCAATTTGGGAGTATCCATGAAAACCAAACGGCCCGTATTTGAGGAAATCGCTGCAAGGTTTATGCCCACATTATGGCTGACTGTATGCAGCATGGCTTGGGCGGTCGTGCTCGGTTTGCTTATCGGTGTCATCTCGGCGACAAAGCGGAATAAGTGGCAGGATTACGTCGGCATGTTCAGTGCGGTATCCGGCATTTCATTGCCAGCCTTCTGCCTCGGTCTGGTGCTGATTCAAATATTTTCGGTCAAGCTCGGCCTACTGCCGACAGGAGGCAAAGACTCTTGGCAAAGCTATGTTCTGCCCTCGATCACATTAGGAGCCGGGGTCGCCGCGGTCATTGCCCGGTTCGTGCGTTCTTCCCTGTTGGATATTCTCAAGGAAGACTATGTTCGTACGGGAAGAGCCAAGGGCTTGAAGGAAAATGTGGTGGTGTGGAAGCATGCCTTGAAAAATGCGATGATACCGGTTATAACAATGACGGGTTTGCAGTTTGGATTTTTGCTCGGAGGCTCCATCGTCGTGGAGACCGTATTCAGTTGGCCGGGATTGGGACGATTGCTGATCGATTCGGTATCTTTCCGCGATTTCACGGTGATCCAGGCGGAAATGCTATTGTTTGCTCTCGAGTTCATTATGATCAATTTAATAGTCGATATTTTGTATGCGGTCATGAATCCACAAATTCGCTATGAGTAG
- a CDS encoding ABC transporter permease subunit codes for MVQQEAEKVHTPLSEFWRKFKKQRMALIAACSIVMMVIVALTSSQIAPYSAVEPDYDHILSGPSFQHLAGTDAFGRDILSRIIEGTRISLFVGLTSVFAGGIVGTILGILSGYYGGWLDSIIMRLCDVLLAFPGILLAIGIIAILGPGLGNVIIAVAIFSIPVFARIVRSSTLSIKAAVFVESARSIGSSHRRIIWKHIFPGTLSSIIVYFTMRIGTSILTAASLSFLGLGAQPPSPEWGAMLSSGRDFLNTAPYIVFFPAFAIFITVLSFNLLGDGLRDALDPKLKD; via the coding sequence ATCGTTCAACAAGAAGCGGAAAAGGTACATACCCCGTTATCCGAGTTTTGGCGAAAATTTAAAAAGCAGCGAATGGCGCTCATAGCCGCATGCTCTATCGTGATGATGGTGATTGTCGCCTTGACCAGTTCTCAAATCGCTCCCTATTCAGCTGTAGAGCCGGACTATGATCATATTTTGAGCGGTCCCTCTTTCCAACACCTGGCAGGGACCGATGCATTCGGAAGAGATATCTTAAGCCGGATTATTGAAGGCACGAGAATCTCCTTGTTTGTCGGATTGACCTCCGTATTCGCAGGAGGGATCGTAGGAACAATCCTAGGCATATTAAGCGGTTACTACGGGGGATGGCTGGACAGCATCATTATGCGATTGTGTGACGTCTTGCTAGCGTTTCCGGGAATTTTGCTGGCCATTGGCATTATTGCTATTTTGGGACCGGGTTTAGGAAATGTCATCATTGCTGTTGCGATTTTTAGCATTCCTGTTTTCGCTAGAATCGTACGAAGCAGTACACTCTCCATCAAAGCCGCGGTATTTGTCGAGTCTGCCCGATCCATTGGATCTTCCCATCGCCGCATCATTTGGAAGCATATATTTCCGGGGACGTTGTCCAGCATTATTGTGTATTTTACGATGCGGATTGGAACCTCGATTTTGACTGCGGCCAGCCTCAGCTTTCTGGGATTGGGCGCGCAGCCTCCCTCGCCGGAGTGGGGCGCGATGCTCAGCTCCGGAAGAGACTTTTTGAATACAGCCCCTTATATTGTCTTTTTTCCGGCATTTGCGATATTCATTACTGTGCTTTCCTTCAATCTGCTAGGTGACGGTTTGCGGGACGCCCTTGATCCAAAGCTGAAAGATTAA